Genomic window (Rhodothermales bacterium):
TTTAAAGACGTCATTGTAAAAGCCCTCGGGGAGGTCGTCGCGGGTGACGTAGACCTGCATGGTGCCGGAGCCATCCTGCAGGTCGATAAACGCCGCCTTGCCCATCACGCGCTTTTTCATGATGCGGCCGGCCATCGACACGATCAGCGGCTCGGGCGCGACACCGGTGGCATCCTGCTGGTGACGGGCGTCGTCAAACGCGGCCAGGGTGCTGGCGGCGTGATCGGTCACATTCCAGCTGTACGCATAGGGATTGATGCCGGCGGCTTCGAGTGCCGCGCGTTCCTGCCTGCGCTGGAGTTCCTGTTCGGTGCGTTCCTGCATGTTACAACCCGCGCGCCGGCCGGACGGTCATGGACACGGGCTCGAGAGGGCGGTCGGATTCATTGGTCGACACCTGCGCGATGCGGTCGAGGGTATCGAAACCGCTGACCAGCTCGCCAAAGACGGTATACTGCATGTCGAGAAAAGGGGCGCCTCCATCCCGCATGTATGTACGTCGGGCCTCGCCGGAGAACTGGAAGGCCGGTTCGCCTATGCGGGAGGGCATCCCCTGTTCGACATCGCTCAGCTGTGCTTCCTGAAAAACTCGGCCGTGGACGATATAAAATTGGCTGCCGCTCGAACGGCGCTCGGGGTTCACCTGATCCGGCTGCCGGGCCGCAGCGAGTGCGCCTTTTTTGTGGATCAGGGCCGGGTTGAACTCGGCCGGCACGGTGTATCCCGGACCGCCGATGCCGTCGTTGTAGGGGTCGTCGTCTTTCGAATTGGGGTCGCCGCCCTGGATCATAAACTCGGGCATCACCCGGTGGAAGGTCGTACCGTCGTAGAATCCTTCGGCGACCAGTTTTTTGAAATTGTCTCGGTGCTGGGGCGTATCGTCGTAGAGTCGAACAGTCATGCTGCCGTAGGGTGTCACGATCTCATAAAAATTCGATTGCGCCTCTACCGGAGGGTTGGCGACTGTAACGGGAACATCCATAATGGAGCCGCTCACAGGGCGATCGGATTGTACCCTGGCCGATGCGAGGCTGTCGGAGAGGGTGCCCGTGAGACCGGTGGGACTGCCATCGCGGACGCGTACCTCGCAGCTCATCATCAGCAGGGCGGAGGCAAAAAGAAAAAGAGTAGACTTGACCATACGGGTGGATGGATACGATCGGTTGAGGTCTTGCAGGGTGAATGGGTCAGGGCGAGGGCCGAAGCGGCCGGGCGCCCGCTGGCTCGGGCCAGACCTGTTCGAAGTACTTCAAGATAGCAATCCGCAACAATTTTTCCTGATCTTCGAGGCCCAGGCCGGCGGGAAGGGTGGCGCTTTTTTGCCAGACGGTTCGCCCATTCTGGAAGGTAACCACACGTTCATACAGACCCAGTGTTTCAAAGGCCAGGTAGGTGCCTTCCATGATGAGATCCTGCTTGTCCTCTTTCGCCATCTTGGGCTCGAAGCCACGGCCGCGGGCCTGGATGCCAATGAGGAACAGGGCAGACTCGATGCCGGCTTTTTTCCCGAACCGTTGCTCCATCCGGCGCTCTAACTGATCCCAACGGGTCCCGACGGCCGTTTCATCGGTTGACAGCAGCGTTTGAATGAGGTCGGGCATGCGCGGAAGAGGGTGTCGGGCGGATGGACGGGCGTATAACCCGCGCACGGGCCTCCAGGATTCCGGGCGTCGAAGTCATGGCTTCGCGTCGCGCCGGCGGTCTTCCAGAAACAGCCGGATGGCGTCGGATTGCGAGGCGTCCAGTCGGCCGGCGTGTGATGCCATGCGAAGGGTCTCTTCGGCAAGGGCTAGATAAGTGGCTTGCCGGCCCGGGGCGTGTTCGGCGAGCGCGTTGAGGTGGGAGGTGATCGTCTCGAGATCGCCGCGGACGAGGGGGCCGGTGAGCGCGAGCGCCGGCGTGGTGTTGCGCGCATT
Coding sequences:
- a CDS encoding peptidylprolyl isomerase codes for the protein MVKSTLFLFASALLMMSCEVRVRDGSPTGLTGTLSDSLASARVQSDRPVSGSIMDVPVTVANPPVEAQSNFYEIVTPYGSMTVRLYDDTPQHRDNFKKLVAEGFYDGTTFHRVMPEFMIQGGDPNSKDDDPYNDGIGGPGYTVPAEFNPALIHKKGALAAARQPDQVNPERRSSGSQFYIVHGRVFQEAQLSDVEQGMPSRIGEPAFQFSGEARRTYMRDGGAPFLDMQYTVFGELVSGFDTLDRIAQVSTNESDRPLEPVSMTVRPARGL